Below is a window of Fusobacterium varium DNA.
AATCTCTAATCTTCTATATATGGGAGAGAGAAGAGATGTAAGACTTGAAACAATTTTAAATTATTCAAATATTGTAAAATTTGAAAAGGATTTAGAAGCTCTTGAAGCATCTCATAAAGAGTTAAAAGCTAGATATGAAAAACAAAAAGCTCAATTAGATTTGAGATTAATAACTAAGACAGATATTTTAAAAACAGAATATTCAATGTTAGAAGTTGAATCTCAAATTATTGGAACAAAAAATAGAATAGAGATTGAAAAAGAAAAATTAAGAATAAAAACAGGTTTAGTAAATGATAAAAATATAGAAGTAGTAGAGTTTACAGTACCTGAAAATTTAAGCAGAAATATAGATTTTGCTAAAGATAAACATCAAGCTTTAACAGAAAGTATAGGAGCTCTTACTGCTAAATACTATGTAGATGCAGCAGATGCTTCAAAGATGATTTCTAGAGCAGATATGTTACCAAAAGTTAATGCTTTTGCAAGTTATGGAACTTCAGAAAGAACAAAATACAATCCAACAATTGATGAAGCAGAGTGGAGAGGTGGAGTTCAAGTTACATGGAATGTATTTGAGTTTGGAAAAAATTATGATAATTATAGAGTAGCTTCAATCACTAAAGAACAAGAGGAGTTAAGAGAGAAGAGTTCTAAAGATAATATTGGAGTTAATGTAACTGATGCTTACTTAGAGCTTATAAGAATGGAAAAAGAGAGAAGTTCTAAAGAAAGAGCTATGGAAGCAGCTGTTGAAAACTTTAAAATGGATCAAGAGAGATATGATGCTGGACTTATATCAACAGTGGATTTCCTATTATCTGAAACTCAAATGAGAGAGGCAAAAGTTGCATATAACCAAGTTGTAGTTGATTATCTATATGCCTTTGAAAAATATAGATCAATGCTTATTTAAAAAAATTTAGAGGAAAAAGTTTTTAGAGTTAGACTGTAAAAACTTTTTTCTGATGTTTAAAGAAAGTAAATTAAAACATTTAGATAAATTAGGAGGAAGTTATGAAAAAATTAGGTTGTTTAGTAATTTTACTAACAATGGTAATGACAGGTTGCGGAAAAAAAGAAGAGAAAGTGATAGAAGAGAAGGTTAAATATGTAATAACAGAACCAGCAACAGTTAGAAAGATGAATCAAATATTTAAATCTGATGCTGTATTAGAACCTAAAAATAAAGTTGACCATAAAACAGAACAAGGTGGAACAATAGAAAAGATTTTAAAAAGAAATGGAGATAAAGTAAAAAAAGGAGAGTTAGTAATGGAACTTTCTGACTCAGCTACTGAATCAGCATATTTCTCAGCAAAAGCTAACTATAATTCATCTTTATCAGCTATGAATATAGCAAAAAATAACTATTTAAAATTTAAAAATCTATATGAAAAACAATTAGTTTCATACCTTGAATATGTTGGTTATGAAAATACTTATGTAGGAGCAAAGGGAAGTTACGAAGCAGCAAAGGCATCTTATGAAGCAGCTAAAAGTGACTATAACAAACTATTTAGAAGAGCTGAAATAGACGGTGTAGTAGGAAATCTATTTGGTAAAGTTGGAAATGAGATTGCAGCAAGTGAAGTTGTATTTACAGTTGTAGATGATACTACTATGGAAACTTATGTTGGATTCCCTGCTGAATGGCTAACTCAAATTCAAGTTGGACAAGGAATAGATGTTGAAGTTGGAGCATTAAATAATAAAAAATATGTTGGAAAAATTCTTGAAATCAACCCAATAGCTGATTCAGTAACTAAAAAATATATGATTAAACTTGGAATTGATAATAAAGAAAAAGATATTAAAGATGGTATGTATGCTTATGTAACTGTTCCAGTTGGAGAAGTAAATGTATTATCTGTTTCTGATGAATCAATATTTGTAAGAAACCTATTAAGCTATGTATTTAAAGTTGAAGATGGAGTAGCAAAAAGAGTAGAGGTAAAAACTGGAGCTACAAACTTACCTTATACAGAAATCTCATCTACAAGTTTAAAAGAGGGAGATAGAGTAGTAGTAAAAGGAATATTTGGACTAGAAGAAGGAAATAAAGTAGAAGAAAATCCAGAAGCAAAATAATTTTTTCAATTTAAAATAAGAGGTGAAATAATAAATGACTTTAGCAGGTTTATCAATACGTAGACCAGTAGCTACTACAATGGTTATGATATCTGTAATGTTCATCGGGCTTATGGCAATGTTTTCAATGAAATCAGAGCTATTACCTAATATGGATATTCCAGTTGTTACAGTAAGTACAACTTGGAACGGAGCTGTTACAGAGGACGTAGAAACTCAAGTTACAAAGAAAATAGAAGAGATACTTCCAAACGTTGAAGGGATAGATAAAATAGAATCAACTTCAGCTTATGGAAGATCACAAATAATAGTAAAATTTGATTATGGAATAGATGCAGATGATAAGGTAACAGAAATTCAAAGAGAATTATCAAAAATTGCCAATGATCTGCCTA
It encodes the following:
- a CDS encoding TolC family protein codes for the protein MKKILGLLLILSSSVFAREITLDQAIQMALENSKEIKISEKDVEVSKLKVGMAFKDALPSVVYSGSYTRSEYDRKMYRHGWEENQVDRKGGYTQTITISQPIFQGGAVLGGIKGAQAYKKISNLLYMGERRDVRLETILNYSNIVKFEKDLEALEASHKELKARYEKQKAQLDLRLITKTDILKTEYSMLEVESQIIGTKNRIEIEKEKLRIKTGLVNDKNIEVVEFTVPENLSRNIDFAKDKHQALTESIGALTAKYYVDAADASKMISRADMLPKVNAFASYGTSERTKYNPTIDEAEWRGGVQVTWNVFEFGKNYDNYRVASITKEQEELREKSSKDNIGVNVTDAYLELIRMEKERSSKERAMEAAVENFKMDQERYDAGLISTVDFLLSETQMREAKVAYNQVVVDYLYAFEKYRSMLI
- a CDS encoding efflux RND transporter periplasmic adaptor subunit, which codes for MKKLGCLVILLTMVMTGCGKKEEKVIEEKVKYVITEPATVRKMNQIFKSDAVLEPKNKVDHKTEQGGTIEKILKRNGDKVKKGELVMELSDSATESAYFSAKANYNSSLSAMNIAKNNYLKFKNLYEKQLVSYLEYVGYENTYVGAKGSYEAAKASYEAAKSDYNKLFRRAEIDGVVGNLFGKVGNEIAASEVVFTVVDDTTMETYVGFPAEWLTQIQVGQGIDVEVGALNNKKYVGKILEINPIADSVTKKYMIKLGIDNKEKDIKDGMYAYVTVPVGEVNVLSVSDESIFVRNLLSYVFKVEDGVAKRVEVKTGATNLPYTEISSTSLKEGDRVVVKGIFGLEEGNKVEENPEAK